In the genome of Victivallis lenta, one region contains:
- a CDS encoding ThuA domain-containing protein, with product MILFAADDHFNTSPGRNTYEEIAGDYPQMKFVENDWSCFTACDLAKECDLLILNMIADTCGLPIPDGKAAGAVKKYCEAGRPMLLLHGASSAFWPYDWFRESSGFRWVRGNDPDGFEASFHPHEPYKVVPAKCRHRLVKKLVPMDFPQDEIYTGLEQTRPFTILMNTTISMGTFPQCTESFTRWGGRVVNFLPGHLPCVTRHPDFVRNVKTLIDDLLED from the coding sequence ATGATTCTTTTTGCGGCGGACGACCATTTCAATACCTCCCCCGGGCGGAATACGTATGAGGAAATCGCGGGCGACTACCCGCAGATGAAATTTGTGGAAAACGACTGGTCGTGCTTTACGGCCTGCGATCTGGCGAAGGAGTGCGATCTGCTGATCCTGAACATGATCGCCGACACCTGCGGGCTGCCGATTCCGGACGGGAAGGCGGCCGGGGCCGTGAAAAAATACTGCGAAGCCGGCAGGCCGATGCTGCTGCTGCACGGTGCAAGTTCGGCCTTCTGGCCTTACGACTGGTTCCGCGAATCGTCCGGTTTCCGCTGGGTGCGCGGCAACGACCCGGACGGCTTCGAGGCGAGCTTCCACCCGCATGAACCCTACAAGGTCGTTCCGGCCAAGTGCCGCCACCGGCTGGTGAAAAAGCTCGTTCCGATGGATTTCCCGCAGGACGAGATCTATACCGGGCTCGAACAGACCCGGCCGTTCACGATCCTGATGAACACCACGATCAGCATGGGAACCTTCCCGCAGTGCACCGAGTCGTTCACGCGCTGGGGCGGGCGGGTCGTCAACTTTCTGCCGGGGCATCTGCCCTGCGTGACCCGCCACCCGGATTTCGTCCGGAATGTGAAAACGCTGATCGACGATCTGCTGGAGGACTGA
- a CDS encoding acetylxylan esterase — translation MSIHSMLSAAALACFLLMAGCTSVNEAGKTAPAKAEKAEKAEKPAKKGIFSFRVKTDKPAVSYKIGEPVVFTVELCEDGEPAEAGKLISWERRGDDGVVEKGEAKSGAPVKVVTKGTKPGFIRLSVKAADADGSALKNGSRAVTVTSGAAVEPGRLPVAPEPKDFDAFWERQKERVRAVPMKELERVPVDCRAKGVVCYDVKVSAPGGKPMSGYLCMPENAKPKSLPVTVVYFGYGVYPIGKNDGMAKDRIVLSVNAHGFLNGQPKEYYSELSKGELKGYAFDRKENEDPETTYFNGMMLRLIRSLEYAKSLPEWDGKNLTVQGHSQGGMQAGIAAGLDGDVTEAVLNQPWMCDIGGAAMGHLRGTWHIRPTEALKYYDTIYHMRRYDGKVKLMAGLGDYVCPPSGMAVIYEEAKGPKEIVYTQSAGHNGNPSGEKFTLTAEAAE, via the coding sequence ATGTCAATCCACTCCATGCTCTCCGCGGCGGCGCTCGCCTGCTTTCTGCTGATGGCCGGATGCACGTCGGTGAACGAAGCAGGAAAGACCGCCCCGGCGAAGGCTGAAAAGGCCGAAAAGGCCGAAAAGCCGGCGAAAAAGGGAATCTTCTCGTTCCGGGTGAAAACCGACAAGCCGGCGGTTTCCTACAAGATCGGCGAGCCGGTCGTCTTCACCGTCGAGCTCTGCGAGGACGGCGAACCGGCGGAGGCGGGAAAACTGATCTCCTGGGAGCGGCGCGGCGACGACGGCGTGGTCGAAAAGGGCGAAGCGAAATCCGGCGCTCCGGTGAAGGTCGTGACGAAGGGGACGAAGCCCGGCTTCATCCGGCTCAGCGTGAAGGCCGCCGACGCGGACGGTTCCGCGCTGAAAAACGGTTCGCGGGCCGTGACGGTCACCTCCGGAGCGGCGGTTGAGCCCGGCAGACTGCCGGTCGCTCCCGAGCCGAAGGATTTCGACGCGTTCTGGGAGCGGCAGAAGGAGCGGGTCAGGGCCGTTCCGATGAAGGAGCTCGAGCGCGTTCCGGTCGACTGCCGCGCCAAAGGCGTGGTCTGTTATGATGTGAAGGTGAGCGCCCCCGGCGGCAAGCCGATGTCCGGCTACCTCTGCATGCCGGAGAACGCGAAGCCGAAGTCGCTGCCGGTCACCGTGGTCTATTTCGGTTACGGCGTCTATCCGATCGGGAAGAACGACGGCATGGCGAAGGACCGCATCGTGCTTTCGGTCAACGCGCACGGTTTCCTGAACGGCCAGCCGAAGGAGTACTATTCGGAGCTTTCCAAGGGGGAGCTCAAGGGGTATGCGTTCGACCGGAAAGAGAATGAGGACCCGGAGACGACCTACTTCAACGGCATGATGCTGCGGCTGATCCGCTCGCTCGAGTATGCGAAGAGCCTGCCGGAGTGGGACGGGAAAAATCTGACCGTGCAGGGCCACAGCCAGGGCGGCATGCAGGCCGGCATCGCCGCCGGACTCGACGGGGATGTGACTGAAGCCGTTCTGAACCAGCCGTGGATGTGCGATATCGGTGGTGCGGCGATGGGACATCTGCGCGGCACCTGGCACATCAGGCCGACCGAGGCGCTGAAGTATTACGACACGATCTACCATATGCGGCGCTACGACGGCAAGGTCAAACTCATGGCCGGACTCGGCGATTACGTCTGTCCGCCCTCCGGCATGGCCGTGATCTATGAGGAGGCGAAGGGGCCGAAGGAGATCGTTTACACCCAGTCGGCCGGTCACAACGGCAATCCCTCCGGCGAGAAGTTCACCCTGACGGCGGAGGCGGCGGAATGA
- a CDS encoding glycine--tRNA ligase — MAEESVKNLELMDKIVSLCKRRGFVFPSSEIYGGINGFWDYGPYGARMKRAVENLWWHEMVETRDNVEGLDSTIICHPRVWKASGHLDQFSDLMTDCRKCKSRYRVDQMEDPTTCPNCGSKDLTEPREFNLMMKTFVGPVFDEEHAAYLRAETCQPIFVDFHSVRVATRQKLPFGIAQIGKAFRNEINPRNFTFRSREFTQMEMEFFCDGEEGMEFFEYWKAQRISYYKNKLKFKDDFFRIYEHEKLAHYAKAAIDIEVKFPFGWGELEGVHHRGTWDLSRHSEFSGEDLAYMDHDNGRKFMPTVIETSVGLDRTMLALLSAAYDEEKAATAKEGMEEDTRVVLHLPPLVAPIQVAVLPQSKKLKEQAYNLYKDIDRHFRAEYDETGSIGKRYRRQDEIGTPYCITYDFESANDNCVTVRDRDTMLQDRVNVTQLRDYLEKRIEA, encoded by the coding sequence ATGGCCGAAGAGAGTGTGAAGAATCTGGAGCTGATGGATAAGATCGTCAGTTTGTGCAAACGTCGCGGATTCGTGTTTCCGAGCTCGGAGATCTACGGCGGTATCAACGGATTCTGGGATTACGGCCCCTACGGCGCCCGGATGAAGCGCGCCGTCGAAAACCTCTGGTGGCACGAAATGGTCGAGACCCGCGACAACGTCGAAGGACTCGATTCGACGATCATCTGCCATCCGCGGGTCTGGAAAGCCTCCGGCCATCTCGATCAGTTCAGCGACCTCATGACCGACTGCCGCAAGTGCAAGTCCCGCTACCGCGTCGACCAGATGGAGGACCCGACCACCTGCCCGAACTGCGGCTCGAAGGACCTGACCGAACCGCGTGAATTCAATCTGATGATGAAAACCTTCGTCGGCCCCGTGTTCGACGAGGAACATGCCGCCTACCTGCGCGCCGAGACCTGCCAGCCGATTTTCGTCGACTTCCACAGCGTCCGGGTGGCGACCCGGCAGAAGCTGCCGTTCGGCATCGCGCAGATCGGCAAGGCGTTCCGCAACGAGATCAACCCGCGCAACTTCACGTTCCGCAGCCGCGAATTCACGCAGATGGAGATGGAATTCTTCTGCGACGGCGAGGAGGGCATGGAGTTCTTCGAGTACTGGAAGGCGCAGCGGATCAGCTATTATAAGAACAAGCTGAAATTCAAGGATGACTTCTTCCGCATCTACGAGCACGAGAAGCTCGCCCACTACGCGAAGGCCGCGATCGACATCGAAGTGAAGTTCCCGTTCGGCTGGGGAGAGCTCGAGGGCGTCCACCACCGCGGCACCTGGGACCTGTCGCGCCACAGCGAATTCTCCGGCGAGGATCTCGCGTACATGGATCACGACAACGGCCGCAAGTTCATGCCGACCGTCATCGAAACCTCGGTCGGGCTCGACCGCACGATGCTCGCGCTGCTCTCCGCCGCCTACGACGAAGAGAAGGCCGCGACCGCGAAGGAGGGGATGGAGGAGGATACCCGCGTCGTGCTGCACCTGCCGCCGCTCGTCGCGCCGATCCAGGTCGCCGTCCTGCCGCAGTCGAAGAAGCTCAAGGAGCAGGCGTACAATCTCTATAAGGACATCGACCGCCACTTCCGCGCCGAATACGACGAAACCGGCAGCATCGGCAAGCGTTACCGCCGCCAGGACGAAATCGGCACGCCGTACTGCATCACCTACGATTTCGAGTCGGCCAACGACAACTGCGTGACCGTCCGCGACCGCGACACGATGCTGCAGGACCGCGTGAACGTGACCCAGCTGCGCGACTACCTCGAAAAGAGAATCGAAGCGTAA
- a CDS encoding 3-ketoacyl-ACP reductase codes for MSKTALVTGGGRGIGAGIVEKLAADGWNVAFCGRKEESAFVERCRELGKRYGVKAVYFRCDVSARGDREMLLTLIRNTFGSLEALVNNAGVAPLVRADLLDMSEESFDRVLDINLKGPFFLTQLVGRYFAENGIAGTIVNVGSISATVASISRGEYCISKAGVAMATKLFAVKMAEFGVPVYEIRPGVISSDMTSVVREKYDKLIAEGLTLQPRWGEPADIGKAVAMLLRGDLAYSTGQVINVDGGMEIGRL; via the coding sequence ATGTCGAAAACAGCCCTGGTGACTGGCGGCGGCCGCGGGATCGGCGCCGGAATCGTGGAGAAACTTGCCGCCGACGGGTGGAACGTCGCGTTCTGCGGGCGGAAGGAGGAGTCGGCCTTCGTGGAACGCTGCCGCGAGCTCGGGAAGAGGTATGGCGTGAAGGCGGTCTATTTCCGCTGCGACGTCTCCGCCAGGGGGGACCGCGAAATGCTGCTGACGCTGATCCGGAACACCTTCGGGTCGCTCGAGGCGCTGGTGAACAACGCCGGCGTCGCGCCGCTGGTCCGCGCGGACCTGCTCGATATGAGCGAGGAGAGCTTCGACCGCGTGCTCGACATCAACCTCAAGGGCCCCTTCTTCCTGACCCAGCTGGTCGGCCGCTACTTCGCGGAGAACGGGATCGCCGGGACGATCGTGAACGTCGGCAGCATTTCGGCCACGGTCGCTTCGATCAGCCGCGGCGAATACTGCATCTCGAAGGCCGGCGTCGCGATGGCGACGAAGCTCTTCGCCGTGAAGATGGCCGAGTTCGGCGTACCGGTCTACGAGATCCGTCCCGGCGTGATTTCGAGCGACATGACCAGCGTGGTCAGGGAGAAGTACGACAAGCTCATCGCGGAGGGGCTCACGCTCCAGCCGCGCTGGGGAGAACCGGCCGACATCGGCAAGGCGGTCGCGATGCTGCTGCGCGGCGACCTCGCATATTCGACCGGGCAGGTCATCAACGTCGACGGCGGTATGGAGATCGGGCGGCTCTGA
- a CDS encoding helix-turn-helix domain-containing protein encodes MEQFDFTILRELRKRAGLSIGEVSAESGVSAAVISKLERNRTRAELDTLYRLARVFGITAAELLNLAEARLSHPLKATAHRNEDFLFREINYKNIRCLHGRAGKGSRVSHPNVHRDDYELCWILDGTLRLTLPSESYELSAGQSLQFDALLEHTYEALTDCELLILHIRKENRF; translated from the coding sequence ATGGAGCAGTTCGACTTCACCATCCTGCGCGAGCTGCGCAAGCGGGCCGGCCTCAGCATCGGGGAGGTTTCGGCCGAGAGCGGCGTCTCCGCGGCGGTGATCTCGAAGCTCGAGCGGAACCGGACACGCGCCGAACTCGACACGCTCTACCGGCTCGCGCGCGTCTTCGGCATCACGGCGGCGGAGCTGCTGAATCTGGCCGAGGCGCGGCTGTCGCACCCGCTGAAGGCGACGGCGCACCGGAACGAGGATTTCCTGTTCCGGGAGATCAATTACAAAAACATCCGCTGCCTGCACGGCAGGGCGGGGAAGGGGTCGCGCGTGTCGCACCCGAACGTGCATCGGGACGATTACGAGCTCTGCTGGATTCTCGACGGAACGCTGCGGCTCACGCTGCCGTCGGAGTCCTACGAACTCTCGGCCGGGCAGTCGCTGCAGTTCGACGCGCTGCTCGAGCATACGTATGAGGCGCTGACCGACTGCGAGCTTTTGATTTTACATATCAGAAAGGAAAACAGGTTCTGA
- a CDS encoding epoxyqueuosine reductase, with protein sequence MLTRADIEKMVNHLYRQTGADRFFEEPDIRIAAADDPFFLKFKEIIGPFHWTPDEVLKRKFPDAQAKSVIVWVLPVNRKARETNAAEKVHPSVEWAAVRSFGEILNEEMRAQLAGLLTREGFPAVAPHLEQKEVYPAPGWDVKNFTSSWSERHVAFVAGAGTFGLSASLITEHGTAMRLGSVVTALELPADKRPYGDDPFAWCTRCGACIRRCPAHAVGAKFSDRDKPACAKYAVTEISREREHTYGWLERALGCALCQTAVPCEFRRPGKGA encoded by the coding sequence ATGCTGACACGCGCCGATATCGAAAAAATGGTGAACCACCTGTACCGCCAGACCGGAGCGGACCGCTTCTTCGAAGAGCCGGACATCAGAATCGCCGCGGCGGACGATCCGTTCTTCCTCAAATTCAAAGAGATCATCGGCCCGTTCCATTGGACGCCCGATGAAGTGCTGAAACGCAAATTCCCCGATGCGCAGGCGAAATCGGTCATCGTCTGGGTGCTGCCGGTCAACCGCAAAGCGCGCGAGACCAACGCAGCCGAGAAGGTTCATCCGTCCGTCGAATGGGCCGCCGTCCGCAGCTTCGGCGAAATCCTGAATGAGGAGATGCGCGCGCAGCTCGCCGGGCTGCTGACCCGGGAGGGATTCCCCGCCGTCGCTCCGCACCTCGAACAGAAGGAGGTTTATCCGGCGCCGGGCTGGGATGTGAAGAACTTCACATCGAGCTGGTCCGAGCGGCACGTCGCCTTCGTGGCCGGGGCCGGCACCTTCGGGCTGTCGGCCAGCCTGATCACCGAACACGGCACGGCCATGCGGCTCGGTTCGGTCGTGACCGCACTCGAGCTGCCGGCGGACAAGCGTCCCTACGGCGACGACCCGTTCGCCTGGTGCACCCGCTGCGGCGCCTGCATCCGGCGCTGCCCGGCCCATGCGGTCGGCGCGAAATTCTCGGACCGCGACAAGCCGGCCTGCGCGAAATACGCCGTCACCGAAATCTCCCGCGAACGCGAACACACCTACGGCTGGCTCGAGCGGGCGCTCGGCTGCGCCCTCTGCCAGACCGCCGTGCCGTGTGAATTCCGCCGTCCGGGAAAAGGCGCATGA
- a CDS encoding NADH:flavin oxidoreductase codes for MAENYPKITSFKTADAFRAHLKALKLDLEIDDAILPAPESPLAQGLEYHGRRIGNRWCILPMEGWDCLPDGSPSELTRRRWLHFAESGAKLLFGCEACAVMESGKSNTRQLMITPGTMPKLKALCSEMRQRHAEKFGTADDLYIGLQLTHSGRYSHPHDDAKLESVTAYCHPLLDEKFRNTAANVVSDDELRNIIRRFIGAAKLAEEAGFDFVDVKMAHGYLGHELLSGFDRPGEFGGSFENRTRFFREIVEGIRREVPGLEIGTRFSIFDCLPFEKGPDKVGIPMQRGDIGVGNYKYAFGGDGTGLGCDLTEPLKFLELCRSLGVELICTTVCSPYYNPHFQRPAYYPVSDGYLPPEDPVCGAARQIRAVAEVKEHFRGTDMIFIGSGYTCLQEFLPQAGQAAVRAGKTDMVGIGRMVIAYPELPADALAGGPLRTKRICRTFGDCTTAPRGGMVSGCYPLDDFYKSRPECECVKEIKRKFREG; via the coding sequence ATGGCAGAAAATTATCCGAAAATCACTTCGTTCAAAACCGCCGACGCTTTCCGGGCGCATCTGAAGGCGCTGAAGCTCGATCTCGAAATCGACGATGCGATCCTGCCCGCGCCGGAGAGTCCGCTCGCGCAGGGGCTAGAGTACCACGGGCGCAGGATCGGCAACCGCTGGTGTATCCTGCCGATGGAGGGGTGGGATTGCCTGCCGGACGGTTCGCCCTCCGAACTGACCCGCCGCCGCTGGCTGCATTTCGCCGAAAGCGGCGCGAAGCTGCTGTTCGGCTGCGAGGCGTGCGCCGTGATGGAGTCCGGCAAGAGCAATACCCGCCAGCTTATGATCACCCCCGGGACCATGCCGAAACTGAAGGCGCTCTGTTCCGAAATGCGGCAGCGCCACGCGGAGAAGTTCGGCACGGCGGACGATCTTTATATCGGCCTCCAGCTGACCCACTCCGGCCGTTACAGCCATCCGCATGATGACGCGAAGCTCGAGTCGGTGACCGCCTACTGCCACCCGCTGCTCGACGAGAAGTTCCGCAACACGGCAGCGAATGTGGTTTCGGACGACGAGCTCCGGAACATCATCCGCCGTTTCATCGGGGCTGCGAAGCTCGCGGAGGAGGCCGGGTTCGATTTCGTCGACGTCAAAATGGCGCACGGATACCTCGGGCACGAGCTGCTTTCGGGCTTCGACCGTCCCGGCGAATTCGGCGGCAGCTTCGAAAACCGGACCCGCTTCTTCCGCGAGATCGTCGAGGGGATCAGGCGCGAGGTTCCGGGGCTCGAGATCGGCACGCGCTTCTCGATCTTCGACTGTCTGCCGTTCGAAAAGGGGCCGGACAAGGTCGGCATCCCGATGCAGCGCGGCGATATCGGCGTCGGCAATTACAAATATGCGTTCGGCGGCGACGGCACCGGGCTCGGCTGCGACCTGACCGAACCGCTGAAGTTCCTCGAGCTCTGCCGTTCGCTCGGCGTGGAGCTGATCTGCACGACGGTATGCAGCCCGTACTACAACCCGCACTTCCAGCGTCCGGCCTATTACCCGGTTTCGGACGGCTACCTGCCGCCGGAGGACCCGGTGTGCGGCGCGGCGCGGCAGATTCGCGCGGTCGCCGAGGTCAAGGAGCATTTCCGGGGAACGGATATGATCTTCATCGGCTCCGGCTACACCTGTCTGCAGGAGTTCCTGCCGCAGGCCGGACAGGCGGCGGTGCGTGCCGGAAAGACCGACATGGTAGGCATCGGCCGCATGGTCATCGCATATCCCGAGCTCCCCGCCGACGCACTGGCCGGCGGTCCGCTCAGGACGAAGCGGATCTGCCGCACCTTCGGCGACTGCACCACGGCGCCGCGCGGCGGCATGGTCTCCGGCTGCTACCCGCTCGATGATTTCTATAAATCGCGCCCCGAATGCGAGTGCGTGAAGGAAATCAAGCGGAAATTCCGCGAAGGGTGA
- a CDS encoding alpha/beta hydrolase family protein encodes MELFGDREALYAMPEVFPAALFDYPGVKQLFYSGPAWRGRPTRVFACCGVPEGASPENPVPGVVLIHGGGATALADWVALWNRRGYAAISMDTCGCVPGWSVNPYCNRSWPRHEFSGPSGWSESMHEADLPPEEQWPYHAVRAAAAAHTLLRSMPGVDPERTGVTGISWGGVLTCLAAGTDDRYGFAIPVYGCGFFNTPESGLGYDNPRLTPELRRRWFELWDPAHRLGNIACPTLFFSGSNDFAFPFDALRKSYRAVPAAGRRLSVRLAYPHNHTECWSEETVFDFAAASLEGRALPSLARPEIAGETVRCGFDAAGAGGVSGVLNFTRASGMWPDRAWSSVPARIEGGAFTAPLPRGAKAVFFNLLAADGRCYSSEFIEC; translated from the coding sequence ATGGAGCTGTTCGGAGACCGCGAGGCGCTGTATGCGATGCCGGAGGTGTTTCCGGCCGCTCTTTTCGATTATCCCGGCGTGAAACAGCTGTTTTACTCCGGCCCCGCCTGGCGCGGCAGGCCGACCCGGGTTTTTGCCTGCTGCGGAGTGCCGGAAGGGGCTTCGCCGGAGAACCCGGTTCCCGGCGTCGTGCTGATTCACGGAGGCGGTGCGACCGCGCTGGCCGACTGGGTCGCGCTCTGGAACCGGCGCGGCTATGCGGCAATCTCGATGGATACCTGCGGCTGCGTCCCGGGCTGGTCGGTCAATCCGTATTGCAACCGGAGCTGGCCGCGGCATGAGTTCAGCGGCCCTTCCGGCTGGAGCGAAAGCATGCACGAGGCGGATCTGCCGCCGGAGGAGCAGTGGCCGTACCACGCGGTGCGGGCGGCCGCGGCGGCGCATACGCTGCTGCGTTCGATGCCGGGCGTCGATCCGGAGCGGACCGGGGTCACCGGCATCTCCTGGGGCGGGGTGCTGACCTGTCTCGCCGCCGGAACCGACGACCGTTACGGATTTGCGATTCCGGTTTACGGCTGCGGATTCTTCAATACGCCGGAGAGCGGGCTCGGGTACGACAATCCGCGCCTGACGCCGGAGCTCCGCCGCCGCTGGTTCGAGCTGTGGGACCCGGCGCACCGGCTCGGGAATATCGCGTGCCCGACGCTGTTTTTTTCGGGCAGCAACGATTTTGCATTTCCGTTCGACGCGCTGCGGAAGTCGTACCGGGCGGTTCCCGCCGCCGGCAGGCGGCTGTCGGTCCGGCTCGCCTATCCGCACAACCATACCGAGTGCTGGAGCGAGGAGACGGTGTTCGACTTTGCCGCCGCGTCGCTTGAGGGCCGGGCGCTGCCGTCGCTCGCGCGCCCCGAGATCGCCGGGGAGACGGTTCGCTGCGGCTTCGACGCGGCCGGAGCCGGAGGCGTTTCGGGCGTTCTGAACTTTACGCGCGCTTCCGGCATGTGGCCGGACCGGGCGTGGAGTTCGGTTCCGGCCCGGATCGAGGGCGGTGCTTTCACCGCTCCGCTGCCGCGCGGCGCGAAAGCGGTTTTCTTCAACCTGCTGGCGGCGGACGGCCGTTGTTACAGCTCGGAGTTCATCGAATGCTGA
- a CDS encoding FAD-binding protein codes for MKTRRLNTLVIGSGASGLAAALRLKSLGVDDILLLSEGLKRGTSINTGSDKQTYYKLGVYGAEPDSPALLGRTLFDGGSVHGDVALVEAAMSVRCFMNLVNLGVPFPCDEFGQYIGYKTDHDPKRRATSCGPYTSREMCLALIRAVKAAGVEIAEQRNAAELVSVDGRAAGAVVWNRETKEFEAYLAENTVFAVGGPGGLYASSVYPAGHMGGIGLALKIGAAAQNLPESQFGLASTRFRWNVSGTYMQVLPRFVSTAADGVSDEREFLLDHYKDPNTMNSMIFLKGYQWPFDVRKVPDGSSQIDLLVHEETVGRGRRVFLDFRSNTAGLDFAELSGEAREYLEKSGACFGTPIERLEAMNPGAIELYRDHNIDIRSEMLEIAVCAQHNNGGLAGNVWYESVNVPHLFPIGEVNGSHGVTRPGGSALNAGQVGAFRAAEFIAAKYRRPTLDFEKAEAAAALLAEDLLRRLAGTRDWRKDRRELQERMTGYAGHLRRMDKLDDAADAARNLLDAMYQEGYPFEDADHAVTNFHLAFASWVYLEAISFLAATGTGSRGSAAVLRPDGSIVPENPAFRGKVLETAATPQGVRVRWEPCRPFPETDGWFETVWAAYRNGTVYG; via the coding sequence ATGAAAACGCGCAGACTCAACACGCTCGTGATCGGCTCCGGCGCGTCGGGCCTCGCGGCCGCGCTGCGGCTCAAGTCGCTCGGCGTCGACGACATATTGCTGCTCTCCGAGGGGCTGAAGCGCGGCACCTCGATCAACACCGGCAGCGACAAGCAGACCTACTACAAGCTCGGCGTCTACGGCGCCGAGCCGGATTCGCCCGCGCTGCTCGGCCGGACGCTCTTCGACGGCGGCTCGGTGCACGGCGATGTGGCGCTGGTCGAGGCCGCGATGTCGGTGCGCTGCTTCATGAATCTCGTGAACCTCGGCGTGCCGTTCCCCTGCGACGAATTCGGCCAGTACATCGGCTACAAGACCGACCACGACCCGAAACGGCGCGCGACGAGCTGCGGGCCGTACACCTCGCGCGAGATGTGTCTCGCGCTGATCCGGGCGGTGAAAGCGGCCGGGGTCGAGATCGCCGAGCAGCGCAACGCTGCGGAGCTCGTCTCCGTCGACGGCCGCGCGGCCGGAGCGGTCGTCTGGAACCGGGAGACGAAGGAGTTCGAAGCGTACCTCGCCGAGAACACCGTGTTCGCGGTCGGCGGCCCGGGCGGGCTCTACGCCTCGAGCGTCTATCCGGCCGGACACATGGGCGGCATCGGGCTTGCGCTCAAGATCGGCGCGGCGGCGCAGAATCTGCCGGAGTCGCAGTTCGGACTCGCTTCGACGCGCTTCCGCTGGAACGTCTCCGGCACCTACATGCAGGTGCTGCCGCGTTTCGTCTCGACCGCGGCGGACGGCGTTTCGGACGAGCGCGAATTCCTGCTCGACCATTACAAAGATCCGAATACGATGAATTCGATGATCTTTCTCAAGGGCTACCAGTGGCCGTTCGATGTGCGCAAGGTGCCGGACGGCTCGTCGCAGATCGATCTGCTGGTGCACGAGGAGACGGTCGGCAGGGGGAGGCGGGTCTTTCTGGACTTCCGCTCGAACACCGCCGGGCTCGACTTCGCAGAGCTGTCCGGCGAGGCGCGGGAGTATCTCGAAAAATCCGGCGCCTGCTTCGGCACCCCGATCGAACGGCTGGAGGCGATGAATCCGGGCGCGATCGAGCTCTACCGCGACCACAATATCGACATCCGCAGCGAAATGCTCGAGATCGCGGTCTGCGCCCAGCACAACAACGGCGGGCTGGCCGGGAACGTCTGGTACGAATCGGTCAACGTTCCGCATCTGTTCCCGATCGGGGAGGTGAACGGTTCGCACGGCGTGACCCGTCCCGGCGGCTCCGCCCTGAATGCCGGGCAGGTCGGCGCATTCCGCGCGGCGGAGTTCATCGCGGCGAAATACCGCAGGCCGACGCTCGATTTTGAGAAGGCGGAGGCGGCGGCGGCGCTGCTCGCGGAGGATCTGCTGCGCCGTCTCGCCGGAACGCGCGACTGGCGGAAGGACCGCCGGGAGCTTCAGGAGCGCATGACCGGGTATGCCGGCCACCTGCGGCGGATGGACAAGCTCGACGATGCGGCCGACGCGGCCCGCAATCTGCTCGACGCGATGTATCAAGAGGGTTATCCGTTCGAGGACGCCGACCATGCGGTCACGAACTTCCATCTCGCGTTCGCGTCGTGGGTCTACCTTGAGGCGATCTCGTTCCTGGCCGCGACCGGAACCGGTTCGCGCGGCAGCGCGGCGGTGCTGCGGCCGGACGGCTCGATCGTGCCGGAGAACCCCGCCTTCCGCGGCAAGGTGCTCGAGACGGCGGCGACGCCGCAGGGCGTCCGCGTCCGCTGGGAGCCGTGCCGCCCGTTTCCGGAGACCGACGGCTGGTTCGAGACGGTCTGGGCCGCATACCGCAACGGAACGGTTTACGGGTGA